In Pseudothermotoga sp., one genomic interval encodes:
- a CDS encoding TAXI family TRAP transporter solute-binding subunit: protein MKKLLVVLLLVGLLSVSMAQKWPAQLRFVSGPSGGTWFALGGTLAGMWSETVIPMTSGTGGGTANILTISRAQADIGLTTLSVFNAAVKGIDPFKEPVKGTVLFANLYRQYAYFIMRKDYATKNGIKTLGDVIKKRLPIRFATLTPGTASEFVIRLLFEKGYGVSWSDIKSWGGRVEFASYTDGANLLCDNHLDMFAFQISRVASVIMDIESRIEVVILPVDDEAIQKLAEYLGTTKFFIEPGIYKSVTQPVQTVGDYTCLVIRQDLPEDLVYKLAEALWNRKEQIAKAFTDMAELNPKEAISEGVPAHPGAVSFWSKQK from the coding sequence GTGAAGAAGTTGCTGGTTGTACTTTTGTTGGTTGGACTTTTGAGCGTTTCGATGGCTCAGAAATGGCCCGCACAGCTCAGGTTCGTTTCTGGTCCATCTGGAGGAACTTGGTTCGCGCTCGGTGGTACGCTCGCAGGCATGTGGTCTGAAACGGTCATACCCATGACCAGCGGAACCGGTGGAGGTACCGCCAACATCCTCACCATCTCGAGGGCTCAAGCGGACATAGGCCTGACGACCCTTTCTGTTTTCAACGCGGCCGTTAAAGGGATCGATCCGTTCAAAGAACCAGTGAAGGGTACCGTGCTGTTCGCCAACCTCTACAGACAATACGCTTACTTCATCATGAGGAAAGACTACGCCACGAAGAACGGTATCAAGACTTTGGGCGATGTCATCAAAAAGAGACTGCCCATCAGGTTCGCAACGCTCACGCCTGGGACTGCTTCAGAGTTCGTCATCAGGTTGCTCTTCGAAAAAGGTTACGGTGTGAGCTGGTCGGACATCAAGTCTTGGGGTGGTAGAGTCGAGTTCGCTTCTTACACGGACGGAGCCAACTTGCTGTGCGACAACCATCTGGACATGTTCGCGTTCCAGATAAGCAGGGTGGCGTCGGTCATCATGGACATAGAGAGCAGGATCGAAGTGGTCATTCTCCCAGTGGACGATGAAGCCATCCAGAAACTGGCAGAATATCTCGGAACGACGAAGTTCTTCATCGAACCCGGCATTTACAAGAGCGTCACTCAACCTGTTCAAACCGTCGGTGACTACACATGTCTGGTGATAAGACAGGACCTACCGGAAGATCTCGTGTACAAACTTGCCGAAGCGCTTTGGAACAGAAAAGAACAGATCGCGAAGGCTTTCACCGACATGGCCGAGCTCAACCCGAAGGAAGCCATCAGTGAAGGAGTCCCCGCACATCCCGGTGCTGTGAGCTTCTGGTCGAAACAGAAATGA
- a CDS encoding TRAP transporter permease, translating into MRKLKGATYYFAFFSLIAMGIFHLYTAIFGTFEAYLQRNIHLIFALPLAFIFYPATQKSPKDRVPWYDWLLLILAVLPCLYAIVNYETIIYRMVQVEEVTPAQILLGTLLIILILEATRRIVGLALAILAAASVLYMYVGHLLPGQFKGMYVTYDRIVEHLYLTGEGIFSTPLGVSATYVMIFLILGGFLEHSGVGEYFMDLSKSFAGKATGGPAKIAVVGSALFGSISGSAVANVYATGTFTIPMMKQLGFSPIFAGAVEAVASSGGQIMPPIMGAAAFIMASFLGIPYKQVMIAALVPAILYYFYVFMSVHARAVKLGLRGLPDEMIPSIKQVLKKLYVLAPIVVLVVMIMQGYTPMSAAMAGIIVSWFVSLLDKKHRMGPKGILDAIYDGSKNVFVVAIACAAAGIVVGAVTLTGIGFKLVSFIFSLAQNIPFLALFMVMLMAIVLGMGLPTTAAYIVASALAVPALIRLGFQAMPAHMFVFYYAVFSAITPPVALAAYAASSISGAKPAETGYQAFRLGLLAMIIPFAFMYDPGFLLQANWTKNIVALVAGIVSAMALSYALEGFFKTKLNILTRTLFALIGVLVLFPNTLLRIFSILAFIALYVSLYLKKST; encoded by the coding sequence ATGCGAAAACTCAAGGGAGCAACGTACTATTTCGCGTTCTTTTCACTCATCGCCATGGGCATATTCCACCTCTACACCGCCATCTTCGGAACGTTCGAAGCTTACTTACAGAGGAACATCCACTTGATCTTCGCCTTACCACTCGCGTTCATCTTCTATCCAGCAACGCAGAAGAGTCCCAAAGACAGAGTGCCTTGGTACGATTGGCTGTTGTTGATTTTGGCCGTTCTGCCGTGTTTGTATGCGATCGTCAACTATGAAACGATCATCTACCGCATGGTTCAAGTGGAGGAAGTCACCCCAGCCCAGATCTTGCTCGGCACCCTTTTGATAATCCTCATCCTCGAAGCTACAAGAAGGATCGTCGGACTGGCGCTCGCCATTCTGGCCGCAGCCTCGGTCCTCTACATGTACGTAGGCCATCTTCTACCAGGTCAGTTCAAAGGCATGTACGTCACGTACGACAGGATCGTCGAACATTTGTATCTAACTGGTGAGGGGATCTTCTCCACACCGCTTGGAGTTTCCGCCACCTACGTGATGATCTTCCTCATCCTTGGAGGATTCCTCGAACACAGCGGCGTCGGAGAGTACTTCATGGATCTGTCAAAGTCGTTCGCCGGTAAGGCCACGGGTGGTCCTGCGAAGATCGCCGTGGTGGGTTCGGCACTCTTTGGGAGTATTTCAGGTTCCGCCGTCGCGAACGTCTATGCGACAGGTACCTTCACCATACCGATGATGAAACAACTTGGCTTTTCACCAATCTTCGCCGGTGCGGTCGAAGCGGTGGCGAGCAGTGGTGGTCAGATCATGCCACCGATCATGGGTGCAGCCGCGTTCATCATGGCTTCGTTTTTGGGAATCCCTTACAAACAAGTGATGATCGCCGCACTCGTTCCAGCGATACTCTATTATTTCTACGTCTTCATGTCCGTCCACGCACGCGCAGTGAAACTCGGCTTGAGAGGATTACCAGACGAGATGATCCCTTCCATCAAGCAGGTGCTGAAAAAGCTCTACGTGCTCGCACCGATAGTCGTTCTGGTCGTCATGATCATGCAGGGTTATACCCCCATGAGCGCCGCCATGGCTGGCATAATCGTGAGCTGGTTCGTTTCACTTTTGGATAAAAAACACCGCATGGGACCAAAAGGCATTCTGGACGCCATCTACGACGGTTCGAAGAACGTCTTCGTCGTCGCCATAGCTTGCGCCGCGGCAGGTATCGTCGTTGGAGCCGTGACGCTCACAGGTATCGGTTTCAAACTGGTGAGCTTCATCTTCTCACTGGCGCAGAACATACCGTTCCTAGCACTCTTCATGGTCATGCTCATGGCCATCGTGCTGGGTATGGGTCTTCCCACGACGGCCGCTTACATAGTCGCTTCGGCGCTCGCAGTACCCGCGCTGATACGACTAGGCTTTCAAGCGATGCCGGCACACATGTTCGTCTTTTACTACGCAGTCTTTTCCGCCATCACTCCGCCCGTCGCACTCGCCGCCTACGCCGCAAGCTCCATCTCTGGCGCCAAGCCTGCAGAGACGGGTTATCAAGCCTTCAGACTCGGTCTACTGGCCATGATCATACCCTTCGCCTTCATGTACGATCCAGGCTTCCTGCTACAGGCCAATTGGACCAAGAACATAGTCGCACTCGTGGCTGGTATCGTTTCGGCGATGGCACTCAGCTACGCTCTGGAAGGTTTCTTCAAAACCAAACTGAACATCCTCACAAGAACCTTGTTCGCTCTCATCGGTGTGTTGGTACTGTTTCCAAACACTCTACTGAGAATTTTTTCTATACTCGCCTTCATCGCTTTGTACGTCAGTTTATATCTGAAAAAGTCAACTTGA